In Amycolatopsis endophytica, the following are encoded in one genomic region:
- a CDS encoding MlaE family ABC transporter permease, producing MTAPVTAARNAVGEFGKLFGLALDIVVAMFKRPFQFREFVQQFWFVASVSILPAALVSIPFGAVITLQLGGLTSQLGAESFNGAASVLAVIQQASPIVTTLVVAGAGGSAICAELGSRTIREEIDAMEVLGVSPIQRLVVPRVLAAMAVAILLNGMVSFVGVTGGYVFNVLVQGGTPGAFLSSFSALAQLPDLWVGEVKAVIFGFLAGLVASYRGLNPKGGAKGVGDVVNQSVVITFLLLFFVNFVISVIYLRVVPAKGA from the coding sequence ATGACCGCCCCGGTGACCGCCGCCCGCAACGCCGTCGGCGAGTTCGGCAAGCTCTTCGGCCTGGCGCTGGACATCGTCGTCGCGATGTTCAAGCGGCCCTTCCAGTTCCGCGAGTTCGTGCAGCAGTTCTGGTTCGTGGCCAGCGTGTCCATCCTGCCCGCCGCGCTCGTGAGCATCCCCTTCGGCGCCGTCATCACACTCCAGCTCGGCGGACTGACCAGCCAGCTCGGCGCCGAATCGTTCAACGGCGCGGCCAGCGTGCTCGCCGTGATCCAGCAGGCGAGCCCGATCGTCACCACCCTCGTCGTCGCCGGCGCGGGCGGCAGCGCGATCTGCGCGGAACTCGGATCGCGCACCATCCGCGAGGAGATCGACGCCATGGAGGTGCTGGGCGTCTCGCCGATCCAGCGGCTCGTGGTGCCGCGGGTGCTCGCCGCGATGGCCGTCGCCATCCTGCTCAACGGGATGGTCAGCTTCGTCGGCGTCACCGGCGGCTACGTGTTCAACGTGCTGGTGCAGGGCGGCACGCCGGGTGCGTTCCTGTCCAGCTTCTCCGCGCTGGCCCAGCTGCCCGACCTGTGGGTGGGCGAGGTCAAGGCGGTGATCTTCGGGTTCCTCGCCGGGCTCGTCGCCTCCTACCGCGGTCTCAACCCGAAGGGCGGCGCGAAGGGCGTCGGCGACGTCGTCAACCAGTCCGTCGTGATCACGTTCCTGCTGCTGTTCTTCGTGAACTTCGTGATCAGCGTGATCTACCTACGCGTCGTGCCTGCGAAGGGAGCGTGA
- a CDS encoding carboxylesterase/lipase family protein, which yields MKRCVLLLAFVLVACGAPAPEPVASADVVSLSDGRVRGSAGAGARLFEGIPYAAAPVGDLRWRPPQPVRAWSGVRDATAPGARCPQPGAKGSEDCLFLNVTTPAAAGGGRPVLVWLHGGAFLGGSGDEYDARELATRGDLVVVTLNYRLGALGWLAHPALAHEGGAGNFGLLDQQAALQWVRDNIAAFGGDPARVTLAGESAGAMSVCDHLVAPGSAGLFRAAIIQSGPCQAHASAGAAVAASTAYAANLGCGDPAAVAECLRDLPFAALLTAPRYYDLAGVPVAGPVTGGALLPANPLDAMETGAATRVPVLLGVTRDEFTLFLAQQYAATGKTVTAADYPSSLAEVFGARAPEVSAEYPLAAHDDSAPRALAAALTDAFFACTARDMADSLSRTGPVYAYEFDDPQAPVPDSLSSTPFPLGAAHSLELSYLFGDGGSFDEGQRRLSAEMVADWTSFVRTGAPTAGWPRYDPVHEQVRALLPGGAAMQEDFAAIHHCAFWAARQ from the coding sequence GTGAAGCGCTGCGTTCTCCTGCTCGCCTTCGTGCTCGTGGCCTGCGGTGCGCCCGCGCCCGAGCCCGTTGCGTCCGCGGACGTCGTGTCCCTGAGCGACGGACGGGTCCGTGGCAGCGCCGGTGCGGGTGCCCGGCTTTTCGAGGGAATTCCGTACGCCGCGGCGCCGGTCGGTGACCTGCGGTGGCGGCCGCCGCAGCCGGTGCGGGCGTGGAGCGGGGTGCGGGACGCGACCGCGCCGGGCGCGCGCTGCCCCCAGCCGGGCGCGAAGGGCAGCGAGGACTGCCTGTTCCTCAACGTCACCACGCCCGCCGCCGCGGGCGGAGGACGTCCCGTGCTGGTCTGGCTGCACGGTGGCGCGTTCCTCGGCGGCAGCGGCGACGAGTACGACGCGCGGGAACTGGCCACGCGCGGGGACCTGGTGGTGGTCACCCTCAACTACCGCCTCGGTGCGCTGGGCTGGCTGGCGCACCCCGCGCTCGCGCACGAGGGCGGGGCCGGTAATTTCGGGCTGCTCGACCAGCAGGCGGCGCTGCAGTGGGTGCGCGACAACATCGCCGCGTTCGGGGGCGATCCGGCGCGGGTCACGCTCGCCGGCGAGTCCGCCGGCGCGATGTCGGTGTGCGACCACCTCGTCGCACCCGGCTCGGCGGGGCTGTTCCGTGCCGCGATCATCCAAAGTGGACCGTGTCAGGCACACGCGAGCGCCGGGGCCGCGGTGGCGGCCAGTACCGCGTACGCGGCGAACCTCGGCTGTGGCGATCCGGCCGCCGTGGCGGAATGCCTGCGTGACCTGCCGTTCGCGGCACTGCTCACCGCACCGCGGTACTACGACCTCGCCGGGGTGCCGGTCGCGGGGCCGGTGACCGGCGGCGCGCTGCTGCCCGCGAACCCGCTGGACGCCATGGAAACCGGTGCGGCGACACGGGTTCCGGTGCTGCTCGGGGTGACCAGGGACGAGTTCACGCTGTTCCTGGCCCAGCAGTACGCGGCCACCGGGAAGACGGTGACCGCCGCGGACTACCCGTCGTCGCTGGCGGAGGTGTTCGGGGCGCGGGCCCCGGAGGTGTCCGCGGAGTACCCGCTGGCGGCGCACGACGACTCGGCGCCGCGCGCGCTGGCGGCGGCGCTCACCGACGCCTTCTTCGCCTGCACGGCCAGGGACATGGCGGATTCGCTGTCCCGGACCGGGCCGGTGTACGCCTACGAGTTCGACGACCCGCAGGCGCCGGTGCCGGATTCGCTGTCCAGCACCCCGTTCCCGCTGGGCGCCGCGCACAGCCTCGAACTGTCCTACCTCTTCGGCGACGGCGGCTCCTTCGACGAGGGCCAGCGGCGGCTGTCGGCGGAGATGGTGGCCGATTGGACGTCCTTCGTCCGCACCGGCGCGCCCACCGCGGGCTGGCCGCGCTACGACCCGGTGCACGAACAGGTCCGCGCCCTGCTGCCCGGTGGTGCCGCGATGCAGGAGGATTTCGCGGCCATCCACCACTGCGCTTTCTGGGCGGCCCGTCAGTGA
- a CDS encoding sensor histidine kinase has translation MDTAGSGQGRHSEGAWHPRGWSLRTKISVVLLLPVVVALALAGTRVRAELAEASKLSAVRDQLPALQSTLDLAGLVEEEMVLAASSPGSAELSRQIAAVDSKTASVQQAAQFAKLPSATSRTLDTVLGRLAGLRMAGVATGSATVAMTAGYHDIAVDLSRILPEAIAAAGSSQMDTTAATAGSLMQLRTTRAVEEALIRSAGDSANDTVLAASARAAAEEGVLGSQVERGLPQGSLGRFRSITASNSDRQATLQDALTTGNTSRLTALLTPLATESAALSDVLAGLVLDLSATVTERTDESRADALRDTALVLGALLGALAIALLVARSLVTPVRRLHAAALTAANRELPETIEKVRAGEPVSWESIEPVPVDGDEEIGQLARAFGDMHRQAVRLAADQAELRRQVSEMFMTLARRNQSLVEQQLTLIEDLEADERDPQRLEELFRLDHMATRLRRNGENLQVLAGGSPARRDHGPVSTAELLRAATSEVKDYRRVAIANAPNGSLRSHAASDVMHILAELLENAIRFSPPEQKVVLTADRGADGGLLVEVVDSGLGMQPDDLAAANARLASGDTVSPETTRRMGLFVVGRLAAPLGVTVRLRPTHPGTKHSGITASVHVPGSLVLADGVAAPQPAMVPREPVPAQARPAPEPVRTPIFDGVVSGWFTEAPSPDFRSPVDETWRAAEIATEQPVAVPVTSAGLPTRRPGAQLAPGAALPRRPAAPEPADFRDPNAVRNNLARHYNGMRAARARTGNGNGQAAEGKAEPR, from the coding sequence ATGGATACTGCGGGCTCCGGGCAGGGCCGGCACAGCGAGGGAGCCTGGCACCCGCGTGGCTGGAGCCTGCGCACGAAGATCTCGGTCGTGCTGCTGCTGCCGGTGGTGGTCGCGCTGGCGCTGGCCGGTACGCGCGTCCGGGCGGAACTGGCCGAGGCGAGCAAACTGAGCGCGGTGCGCGACCAGCTGCCGGCGCTGCAGTCGACCCTGGACCTCGCCGGGCTCGTCGAGGAAGAGATGGTGCTGGCCGCGTCCTCGCCGGGCAGTGCCGAGCTGAGCAGGCAGATCGCCGCGGTCGACTCGAAGACGGCGAGCGTGCAGCAGGCCGCCCAGTTCGCGAAGCTGCCCTCCGCCACCTCGCGCACACTCGACACCGTGCTCGGACGGCTCGCCGGTCTGCGGATGGCCGGCGTCGCGACCGGGTCCGCGACGGTCGCGATGACCGCCGGGTACCACGACATCGCGGTGGACCTGAGCCGGATCCTGCCCGAGGCCATCGCGGCGGCGGGCAGCAGCCAGATGGACACCACCGCCGCCACCGCCGGTTCGCTCATGCAGCTGCGCACCACCCGCGCGGTGGAAGAGGCGCTGATCCGCTCGGCCGGCGACTCCGCCAACGACACCGTGCTCGCCGCGTCCGCCCGTGCCGCCGCCGAGGAAGGCGTGCTGGGCAGCCAGGTCGAGCGCGGACTGCCGCAGGGTTCGCTCGGCCGGTTCCGGTCCATCACGGCCAGCAACAGCGACCGGCAGGCCACCCTGCAGGACGCGCTGACCACCGGGAACACCAGCAGGCTGACGGCACTGCTCACCCCGCTGGCGACCGAGTCCGCCGCGTTGTCCGACGTGCTCGCCGGGCTCGTCCTCGACCTGTCCGCCACGGTCACCGAGCGCACCGACGAATCCCGTGCCGACGCTTTGCGCGACACCGCGCTGGTGCTCGGCGCGCTGCTCGGCGCGCTCGCCATCGCGCTGCTCGTCGCACGCTCACTGGTCACCCCGGTGCGGCGCCTGCACGCCGCCGCGCTCACGGCCGCGAACCGCGAACTGCCGGAGACCATCGAGAAGGTCCGCGCGGGCGAACCCGTGTCGTGGGAGTCGATCGAACCGGTCCCGGTCGACGGCGACGAGGAGATCGGGCAGCTGGCGCGGGCCTTCGGGGACATGCACCGGCAGGCGGTGCGCCTGGCCGCCGACCAGGCCGAGCTGCGGCGCCAGGTCAGTGAGATGTTCATGACGCTGGCCCGGCGCAACCAGTCGCTGGTCGAACAGCAGCTCACGCTCATCGAGGACCTCGAAGCCGACGAACGCGACCCGCAGCGCCTGGAGGAGCTGTTCCGCCTCGACCACATGGCGACCCGCCTGCGCCGCAACGGCGAGAACCTCCAGGTCCTCGCCGGCGGCAGCCCGGCCCGCCGCGACCACGGCCCGGTCTCCACCGCCGAACTGCTGCGCGCCGCGACCTCCGAGGTCAAGGACTACCGCCGGGTCGCCATTGCCAACGCCCCCAACGGTTCCCTGCGCTCGCACGCGGCCAGCGACGTCATGCACATCCTCGCCGAGCTGCTGGAGAACGCCATCCGGTTCTCCCCGCCCGAGCAGAAGGTCGTGCTCACCGCCGACCGCGGCGCCGACGGCGGGCTCCTGGTCGAGGTGGTGGACAGCGGACTGGGCATGCAGCCGGACGACCTGGCCGCCGCCAACGCCCGCCTGGCTTCCGGGGACACGGTCAGCCCGGAGACCACCCGCCGCATGGGCCTGTTCGTGGTCGGCCGCCTGGCCGCGCCCCTCGGCGTCACCGTGCGGCTGCGCCCCACCCACCCGGGCACGAAGCACAGCGGGATCACCGCCAGCGTGCACGTGCCCGGATCGCTGGTGCTGGCCGACGGGGTCGCCGCCCCGCAACCCGCGATGGTCCCCCGCGAGCCGGTTCCGGCGCAGGCCCGCCCCGCGCCCGAACCCGTGCGCACGCCCATCTTCGACGGAGTCGTGTCCGGCTGGTTCACCGAAGCGCCCTCGCCCGACTTCCGCAGCCCTGTCGACGAAACCTGGCGGGCCGCCGAAATCGCGACCGAACAGCCGGTCGCGGTGCCGGTCACCAGCGCCGGGCTGCCCACGCGGCGTCCCGGTGCTCAACTCGCGCCGGGCGCGGCACTGCCGCGGCGTCCCGCGGCGCCCGAACCCGCCGATTTCCGCGATCCGAACGCGGTCCGGAACAACCTGGCCAGGCACTACAACGGAATGCGAGCCGCCCGCGCGCGCACGGGGAACGGGAACGGGCAGGCAGCTGAGGGGAAGGCGGAACCACGATGA
- a CDS encoding roadblock/LC7 domain-containing protein: MTEEHGPGWLVQAFTQEVAGVAHAALVSADGLLVAANESLPKDRADQLSAIASGLASLAVGTAELFTAGRVVQSVIEMEDGFLLLMSVGDGSNLVVLASPGCDIGLVGYEMTLLVDRVGRMVETPARQVAYRARP; the protein is encoded by the coding sequence ATGACCGAAGAGCACGGCCCGGGCTGGCTGGTGCAGGCGTTCACCCAGGAGGTCGCCGGTGTCGCGCACGCCGCGCTGGTGTCCGCCGACGGGCTGCTGGTCGCCGCGAACGAGAGCCTGCCCAAGGACCGGGCCGACCAGCTCTCCGCGATCGCCTCCGGTCTCGCGAGCCTCGCCGTGGGCACGGCGGAACTGTTCACCGCCGGCCGCGTGGTGCAGTCCGTCATCGAGATGGAGGACGGGTTCCTGCTCCTGATGAGCGTCGGGGACGGGTCGAACCTGGTCGTGCTCGCCAGCCCCGGCTGCGACATCGGTCTGGTCGGCTACGAGATGACGCTCCTGGTCGACCGTGTCGGCCGCATGGTCGAGACACCGGCGCGCCAGGTCGCGTACCGGGCCAGGCCGTGA
- a CDS encoding DUF6801 domain-containing protein: MVAAAASATVATGAALTAVLAGAGTSSADPVSLTLNYSCPFPLIGTQTLQIVISADIPTTVNVGEPTPAFQVQAVATVPPTATQGLTLVGAATVEGSAAANSTVTAPEATIPVTVPATIPVTPVPASGSFDTVATGDAPSLTFTQAGQAEITVGDILLTLHPKRADGTDTGLGVFDSQCTQVAGQDNVLANITINGGSEPTETTEPTTTEPTEPTETTEPTTTEPTEPTDTTTTEPTTTTTNPPTGIDYGYALEGDSVIKKLGATAPLSGGIDANLDLATGNFTADLQLDPTSLQAKLFGFIPVTANVDFAQEGQTTGTLSGGVLSSTSHTTIKLPTVKLFGFPISESPQCRTSEPSEINLTSGPGFDPLAGGDLSGTYDIAELQDCGPLTGLISPLATGPGNTIDVSLSPKEQ; encoded by the coding sequence ATGGTCGCGGCGGCGGCGTCGGCGACCGTCGCGACCGGCGCGGCGCTGACGGCCGTGCTGGCCGGGGCCGGTACCAGCTCGGCCGACCCGGTCTCGCTGACGCTGAACTACAGCTGCCCGTTCCCGCTGATCGGTACCCAGACGCTGCAGATCGTGATCAGCGCGGACATCCCGACGACCGTGAACGTCGGCGAGCCGACCCCGGCCTTCCAGGTGCAGGCCGTGGCCACCGTTCCCCCGACCGCGACGCAGGGCCTGACCCTCGTCGGGGCGGCGACGGTGGAGGGTTCCGCCGCGGCGAACTCGACGGTCACCGCACCGGAGGCCACCATCCCGGTGACCGTGCCCGCGACGATCCCCGTGACCCCGGTGCCGGCCTCGGGCTCGTTCGACACCGTCGCCACCGGTGACGCGCCGTCGCTGACCTTCACGCAGGCCGGGCAGGCGGAGATCACGGTGGGCGACATCCTGCTGACGCTGCACCCGAAGCGCGCCGACGGCACCGACACCGGCCTCGGCGTCTTCGATTCGCAGTGCACGCAGGTCGCCGGCCAGGACAACGTGCTGGCGAACATCACCATCAACGGTGGCAGTGAGCCGACGGAGACGACGGAACCGACGACCACCGAGCCGACGGAACCGACGGAGACGACCGAGCCGACGACCACGGAACCGACCGAACCCACGGACACGACCACCACCGAGCCGACCACCACCACGACCAATCCGCCGACCGGCATCGACTACGGCTATGCCCTCGAAGGCGATTCGGTGATCAAGAAGCTCGGCGCGACGGCACCGCTGTCCGGCGGGATCGACGCGAACCTCGACCTGGCGACCGGGAACTTCACCGCCGACCTGCAACTGGACCCGACCAGCCTGCAGGCCAAGCTGTTCGGCTTCATCCCGGTCACCGCGAACGTCGACTTCGCGCAGGAGGGCCAGACGACCGGCACCCTGTCCGGTGGTGTGCTCAGCTCCACCAGCCACACCACCATCAAGCTGCCCACCGTCAAGCTCTTCGGCTTCCCGATCAGCGAGTCGCCGCAGTGCCGGACCTCGGAGCCCTCGGAGATCAACCTGACCTCCGGTCCCGGGTTCGACCCGCTGGCGGGCGGTGACCTGTCGGGCACCTACGACATCGCCGAACTGCAGGACTGCGGCCCGCTGACCGGCCTGATCAGCCCGCTGGCCACCGGTCCCGGCAACACCATCGACGTCAGCCTGTCGCCGAAGGAGCAGTGA
- a CDS encoding DUF6801 domain-containing protein, with the protein MTQARSRRAAVAALGLALAAAALVPATAAVATAATRAGTSTCQAGGSVGVPVSFRATFGETVAQGANVPVTDAAVTFVVPPDAVDALRDSGGATVDASAAVELSVAQPRGTQKLTVTGLSTSEIPLPADGELRITLPGHVPPIVAGAGPVTVSLTSLAPRLVVHGETLNADLGCTTDPAANGELAQVRVSAPTASPVPSVPDATEIAAAVEDTPLLTAKFLVDGTSRIAKMGSDLVLQQGTFDAGLFTGDVPNTIRIEGDLNLPKSESYFVAFRFMPVTSDVRLPQAEKATGTADISGGLFTPTIDMTVRVNLLVSNVKQDGVPLAVGENCRTVSPLVIPMKGQTSLVPGSQSTIESSYEIPPFTGCGVTEDLDPLLTGLISGPGNTMRTTLTAQGIG; encoded by the coding sequence ATGACGCAAGCCCGGTCACGTCGCGCCGCTGTCGCCGCGCTGGGACTGGCCCTCGCGGCCGCCGCCCTGGTGCCCGCGACCGCGGCCGTCGCCACGGCGGCGACCCGCGCCGGCACGAGCACGTGCCAGGCGGGCGGCTCGGTCGGCGTCCCCGTTTCGTTCCGGGCGACCTTCGGCGAAACCGTGGCGCAGGGCGCGAACGTGCCCGTCACGGACGCGGCCGTCACGTTCGTCGTGCCCCCCGATGCGGTCGACGCGCTGCGTGACTCCGGCGGTGCCACGGTCGACGCGTCGGCCGCCGTGGAGCTGAGCGTCGCGCAGCCGCGGGGCACCCAGAAGCTGACCGTCACCGGACTGTCCACATCGGAGATCCCGCTCCCTGCCGACGGCGAGCTGCGGATCACGCTGCCGGGCCACGTTCCGCCGATCGTGGCAGGCGCCGGTCCGGTGACGGTCTCCCTCACCTCGCTCGCGCCCCGGCTCGTCGTGCACGGCGAGACGCTGAACGCGGACCTGGGATGCACCACCGATCCCGCCGCGAACGGGGAGCTCGCGCAGGTGCGTGTGTCGGCACCGACGGCGTCCCCCGTGCCGTCGGTGCCGGACGCGACCGAGATCGCCGCCGCGGTGGAGGACACACCGCTGCTGACGGCGAAGTTCCTCGTGGACGGAACTTCGCGCATCGCGAAGATGGGCTCGGACCTGGTGCTGCAACAGGGCACGTTCGACGCGGGCCTGTTCACCGGGGACGTGCCGAACACGATCCGGATCGAGGGCGACCTGAACCTGCCGAAATCGGAAAGCTACTTCGTGGCCTTCCGGTTCATGCCGGTCACCAGTGACGTGCGCCTGCCGCAGGCGGAGAAGGCGACCGGCACCGCGGACATCAGCGGCGGTCTGTTCACCCCGACGATCGACATGACGGTTCGCGTGAACCTGTTGGTGAGCAACGTGAAGCAGGACGGCGTGCCCCTCGCGGTGGGGGAGAACTGCCGCACGGTGTCGCCGCTGGTGATCCCGATGAAGGGGCAGACCTCGCTGGTGCCGGGCAGCCAGTCGACCATCGAGTCGTCCTACGAGATCCCGCCGTTCACCGGATGCGGTGTGACCGAGGACCTCGACCCGCTGCTGACGGGCCTGATCTCCGGCCCCGGCAACACCATGCGCACCACGCTGACCGCGCAGGGGATCGGCTGA
- a CDS encoding MlaE family ABC transporter permease has protein sequence MNGLVRLGDQLAFYLRALAWTPRTLTRYGREVVRLLAEVAFGSGALAVIGGTIGVMVGMCVFTGTVVGLQGFSALDQLGTSAFAGFLSAYFNTREIAPLVAALALSSTVGSGFTAQLGAMRISEEIDALEVMAVRSMPYLVTTRIIAGFIAIIPLYVVGLLTSYLAARTITVVVYGQSGGTYDHYFSLFLPPEDVVWSFAKVMVFSIAIILTHCFYGYRAGGGPAGVGVAVGRSVRTSIVVVSVLDFFLSLAIWGATTTVRVAG, from the coding sequence ATGAACGGCCTGGTTCGCCTGGGCGATCAGCTCGCGTTCTACCTCCGCGCGCTGGCCTGGACCCCGCGCACCCTCACGCGCTACGGCCGCGAAGTGGTGCGCCTGCTGGCCGAGGTCGCGTTCGGCAGCGGTGCGCTCGCCGTCATCGGCGGCACGATCGGCGTGATGGTCGGCATGTGCGTGTTCACCGGCACCGTCGTGGGCCTGCAAGGCTTCTCCGCGCTCGACCAGCTGGGCACCTCCGCCTTCGCCGGGTTCCTGTCGGCCTACTTCAACACCCGCGAGATCGCCCCGCTGGTCGCCGCGCTCGCGCTGTCGAGCACCGTCGGGTCCGGGTTCACCGCGCAGCTGGGCGCGATGCGCATCTCCGAGGAGATCGACGCGCTCGAAGTGATGGCCGTGCGCAGCATGCCCTACCTGGTGACCACCCGGATCATCGCCGGGTTCATCGCGATCATCCCGCTGTACGTGGTGGGGCTGCTGACCTCCTACCTCGCCGCCCGCACGATCACCGTGGTCGTCTACGGCCAGTCCGGCGGCACCTACGACCACTATTTCAGCCTGTTCCTCCCGCCCGAGGACGTGGTGTGGTCGTTCGCGAAGGTGATGGTGTTCAGCATCGCGATCATCCTCACCCACTGCTTCTACGGCTACCGCGCCGGGGGCGGACCGGCCGGGGTCGGCGTCGCGGTGGGCCGCTCGGTGCGGACCTCGATCGTCGTGGTCAGCGTGCTCGACTTCTTCCTCAGCCTGGCGATCTGGGGCGCCACGACGACCGTGCGGGTGGCGGGATGA
- a CDS encoding AMP-binding protein, which produces MPDCVTFDLFCDQPRAALWTVLGSPELYPRFFRGVGSVDRLGTRGRHARYRLRLTLSGPPVGHEMRVLLNRPEEQLVLETVPDTGGCLSVRLSDTSAGGTRLKFIYFRPALPSPGRAPSANDLELWAQDGLDRVRRHLTGSAAPLPPDRAPSTRQIANTLIAAGILTPARPDRVVRQLRALAQWGATLAGGYTAAAARSPRGIAVIDEDGTETTFAGLRAEANRLAASLRTVGVGPGGTVAVMARNHSAMVKTLLACAYLGAGSVLLNTGLARPQIGDAIRRHAVRVLVADGEFAEQVAGMPLKAVVLTGADDGPPGQPTLGEIIAEAPEAEFGPPRRPARIVVLTSGTTGAPKGARRPTPKGLGSAVALLSRIPLHTGDRMLMAAPLFHSWGLSALQVGMPLRATLVLQRRFDPEACLRAIQEHRCTTMFAVPVMLQRIMALPEQVRRRYDTSSLRVVASSGSALPASLVTEFMDAFGDVLYNFYGSTEVSAASVATPQDLRAAPSTAGYPPLGTRLAVLGPTGEPVPPGAVGGIFVGNDLLFDGYTDGTSRVTRDELMDTGDRGYLDADGRLFVAGRDDDMIVSGGENVFPRPVEEALTELPGVADVAVLGVPDDEFGQRLVAFVTVEPGARLDPDLVRDYLRRRVARFAVPREVVFVDELPRTPTGKVIKRVLLEDEWAGRAAP; this is translated from the coding sequence ATGCCCGACTGCGTGACGTTCGACCTGTTTTGCGACCAGCCGCGCGCCGCGCTCTGGACGGTGCTCGGGTCGCCGGAACTGTACCCCCGCTTCTTCCGGGGCGTCGGGTCGGTGGACCGGCTGGGCACGCGCGGCCGCCACGCCCGCTACCGCCTCCGGCTCACCCTGAGCGGACCTCCGGTCGGGCACGAGATGCGGGTACTGCTCAACCGTCCGGAGGAACAGCTCGTGCTGGAGACGGTGCCGGACACCGGCGGCTGCCTGTCGGTGCGGTTGAGCGACACCTCCGCGGGCGGCACCCGGCTCAAGTTCATCTACTTCCGGCCCGCGCTGCCGAGTCCCGGCCGCGCGCCGTCGGCCAACGACCTCGAACTGTGGGCGCAGGACGGGCTCGACCGGGTCCGCCGTCACCTCACCGGCTCCGCGGCGCCGCTGCCACCCGACCGTGCCCCGTCGACGCGGCAGATCGCCAACACCCTGATCGCGGCCGGGATCCTGACCCCCGCGCGGCCCGACCGCGTGGTGCGGCAGCTGCGCGCATTGGCGCAGTGGGGCGCGACGCTGGCCGGCGGGTACACCGCCGCCGCGGCCCGGTCACCGCGCGGGATCGCGGTGATCGACGAGGACGGGACGGAGACGACCTTCGCCGGGCTGCGGGCCGAGGCGAACCGGCTCGCGGCGTCGTTGCGGACGGTCGGCGTCGGCCCCGGCGGCACGGTCGCGGTCATGGCGCGCAACCACAGCGCGATGGTGAAGACGTTGCTCGCGTGCGCCTACCTCGGCGCGGGTTCGGTGCTGCTCAACACCGGTCTCGCGCGGCCCCAGATCGGGGACGCGATCCGCAGGCACGCGGTGCGGGTACTGGTGGCCGACGGGGAGTTCGCGGAGCAGGTCGCGGGGATGCCGTTGAAAGCGGTCGTGCTCACCGGCGCCGACGACGGGCCGCCTGGCCAGCCGACGCTGGGCGAGATCATCGCGGAGGCGCCGGAGGCCGAGTTCGGCCCGCCCCGGCGGCCCGCCCGCATCGTCGTGCTGACCTCGGGAACGACGGGTGCGCCGAAGGGCGCGCGACGGCCGACGCCGAAGGGGCTGGGTTCCGCGGTGGCGCTGCTGTCGCGGATCCCGCTGCACACGGGGGACCGGATGCTGATGGCGGCTCCGCTGTTCCACAGCTGGGGCCTGTCCGCGTTGCAGGTCGGCATGCCGCTGCGCGCGACACTGGTGCTGCAGCGGCGGTTCGACCCGGAGGCGTGCCTGCGGGCGATCCAGGAACACCGGTGCACCACGATGTTCGCGGTGCCGGTGATGCTGCAGCGCATCATGGCGCTGCCCGAGCAGGTGCGCCGCCGCTACGACACGAGCAGTCTGCGGGTCGTGGCCAGCAGCGGTTCGGCGCTGCCCGCTTCGCTCGTGACGGAGTTCATGGACGCCTTCGGCGACGTGCTCTACAACTTCTACGGCTCGACCGAGGTGTCCGCGGCGTCCGTGGCCACCCCGCAGGACCTGCGCGCCGCCCCGTCGACGGCAGGCTACCCGCCGCTGGGCACGCGGCTCGCGGTGCTCGGGCCGACCGGTGAGCCGGTTCCGCCCGGCGCGGTCGGCGGCATCTTCGTGGGCAACGATCTGCTGTTCGACGGCTACACCGACGGGACCAGCCGCGTGACACGCGATGAGCTGATGGACACCGGTGACCGCGGCTACCTCGACGCGGACGGCCGCCTGTTCGTCGCGGGCCGGGACGACGACATGATCGTGTCCGGCGGGGAGAACGTGTTCCCGCGCCCGGTGGAGGAGGCGCTGACCGAGCTGCCCGGCGTGGCCGACGTGGCCGTGCTCGGGGTGCCCGACGACGAGTTCGGTCAGCGGCTCGTCGCGTTCGTGACGGTCGAACCGGGCGCACGGCTCGACCCCGATCTCGTCCGCGACTACCTCCGGCGCCGGGTCGCCCGGTTCGCGGTCCCGCGTGAGGTGGTGTTCGTCGACGAACTGCCCCGCACGCCGACGGGCAAGGTCATCAAGCGGGTGCTGCTGGAGGACGAGTGGGCCGGCCGCGCCGCCCCGTGA